A window from Cryptomeria japonica chromosome 1, Sugi_1.0, whole genome shotgun sequence encodes these proteins:
- the LOC131060086 gene encoding cationic amino acid transporter 5, translating into MPAGELNSEVVSLLEGGSNEEIVAGNGVKKYFLPGESFKCWSNYGNALLQTPQRFKERALSRADEKKEAEEIRKRSENDMRRTLNWWDLTWFGFGAVIGTGIFVLTGQEAHEDAGPAIVISYALSGFSAMLSVFCYTEFAVEIPVAGGSFAYLRVELGDLAAFIAAGNIILESIVGAAAVARSWTSYFATLLNHSPDDFRIHTNLASGFNLLDPIAVAVLLLASVAAIVSTRFASYLNWIASAVNTLVILFIIIAGFMNANTFNLSPFFPYGVKGVFRAAAVVYFAYTGFDAIATMAEETKNPSRDIPLGLLGSMSAITVIYCLMALVLVLMQSYIDLDVNAAYSLAFQSIGWKWAKYLVALGALKGITTVLLVGAVGQARYTTHIARTHMIPPWFGLVNEKTGTPINATASMAIATSLVAFFSSLDVLSNLLSISTLFIFMLMSVALLVRRHYVKEKTSRKHVFLLTTFIIIIICSSAATAAYWAVSSGWIGYCITLPVWFLATVGLAVFVPQCREAKVWGVPLVPWLPSLSICINLFLMGSLDYMSFIRFGICTVIMLVYYVFLGLHASFDASHVVGVT; encoded by the exons ATGCCTGCCGGAGAGTTGAACAGTGAGGTTGTTTCTCTCTTAGAGGGTGGGTCGAATGAAGAAATAGTTGCAGGGAATGGCGTAAAGAAGTATTTTTTGCCGGGGGAATCGTTCAAGTGCTGGAGCAACTATGGAAACGCTCTTTTGCAAACGCCCCAACGCTTCAAAGAACGTGCGCTTTCGAGGGCAGATGAGAAGAAAGAGGCGGAAGAGATCAGAAAGAGGAGTGAGAATGATATGAGGAGGACTCTCAACTGGTGGGATTTAACCTGGTTTGGATTCGGCGCAGTCATCGGAACAGGGATTTTTGTGCTCACTGGACAGGAAGCCCACGAGGACGCAGGCCCCGCCATTGTTATATCCTATGCTCTCTCTGGATTCTCCGCGATGCTTTCTGTCTTCTGTTACACTGAATTCGCAGTCGAAATTCCTGTTGCGG GCGGCTCATTTGCATACCTGCGGGTGGAGCTGGGAGACTTGGCAGCATTCATAGCCGCAGGAAACATAATCTTGGAGTCCATAGTAGGCGCAGCGGCTGTGGCTCGATCCTGGACCTCTTATTTCGCCACTCTCCTCAACCACTCCCCTGATGATTTTCGCATCCACACAAACCTGGCCTCAGGTTTCAACCTCCTCGACCCCATTGCAGTCGCTGTCCTCCTCTTGGCCTCCGTAGCCGCCATTGTTAGCACGCGATTTGCATCCTATCTCAACTGGATCGCCTCCGCCGTCAATACCCttgtcatcctcttcatcatcatcgcCGGCTTTATGAACGCCAACACCTTCAATCTGAGCCCCTTCTTTCCCTACGGCGTCAAGGGTGTCTTCAGAGCAGCAGCTGTTGTGTACTTCGCGTATACAGGCTTCGACGCCATTGCCACCATGGCAGAAGAAACGAAAAACCCATCTAGAGATATTCCCCTGGGTTTGCTCGGCTCCATGTCGGCCATAACTGTGATATACTGTCTCATGGCACTGGTTCTCGTTCTCATGCAAAGTTACATTGATTTAGACGTCAATGCTGCCTATTCCTTGGCATTCCAAAGCATTGGTTGGAAATGGGCAAAATATCTGGTAGCCCTAGGAGCTCTGAAAGGAATTACTACTGTTTTATTAGTGGGCGCAGTGGGACAGGCAAGGTATACGACTCACATCGCCAGAACACACATGATTCCTCCTTGGTTTGGCTTAGTGAACGAGAAAACTGGTACGCCTATCAACGCAACGGCTTCAATGGCAATTGCTACCTCATTGGTGGCCTTCTTTTCAAGCCTAGATGTGCTTTCTAACCTTCTCTCCATCAGCACTCTGTTCATATTCATGCTCATGTCTGTTGCTCTGCTTGTGAGAAGACATTATGTCAAGGAGAAAACTTCCAGAAAACATGTTTTTTTGTTGACAACTTTCATTATTATAATTATATGCTCGTCTGCAGCGACTGCTGCCTACTGGGCCGTGTCCAGTGGATGGATTGGGTATTGCATTACTCTTCCTGTCTGGTTTTTGGCCACTGTGGGTCTGGCTGTGTTTGTGCCACAGTGTAGAGAGGCCAAAGTGTGGGGGGTGCCTCTGGTTCCATGGCTCCCTTCGCTGTCAATTTGTATCAATTTGTTTCTCATGGGGTCATTGGATTATATGTCGTTCATCAGATTTGGGATTTGCACGGTGATAATGTTGGTGTATTATGTTTTTCTTGGACTCCATGCCTCGTTTGATGCGTCTCATGTTGTGGGTGTTACTTAA
- the LOC131060087 gene encoding cationic amino acid transporter 5 codes for MPAGELNNEIVSLLDRGLNEGIVADGGEKRTGKKYFLPGESFKSWASYGKALRQTPQRFKDRALSRADEKKETEEIRKRSENEMRRTLNWWDLTWFGFGAVIGTGIFVLTGQEAHNDAGPAIVVSYALSGFSCMLCVFCYTEFAVEIPVAGGSFAYLRVELGDLIAFIAAGNIILECIVGGAAVARSWTSYFATLLNYSPDDFRIHTNLASGFNLLDPIALTVVLLASLTAILSTRVTSTLNWIASIVNSFIILFIIVAGFINANTSNLTPFLPYGVKGVFKAAAIVYFAYGGFETIATMAEETKNPSKDIPLGLLCSMSIITVIYCLMALALVLMQSYIDLDVNAAYSLAFQSIGWKWAKYIVALGALKGITTVLLVGAVGRARYMTHIARTHMIPPWFGLVNEKTGTPINGTAVLAIATAVVAFFSSLDVLSNLLSISTLFIFMLISVALLVRRHYVKEITCRKHAFLLTTFIVVIICCSIGTSVFWALSSGWIGYCIALPVWFLATAGLAVFVPQCREAKVWGVPMVPWIPSLSIFINVFLMGSLDYESFIRFGICTALMLVYYVFFGLHSSFDAFHDVGNQ; via the exons ATGCCTGCCGGAGAGTTGAACAATGAGATTGTTTCTCTTTTGGACCGTGGTCTGAATGAAGGAATAGTTGCAGATGGTGGCGAAAAAAGGACAGGAAAGAAATATTTTCTGCCCGGGGAATCGTTCAAGAGCTGGGCAAGTTATGGAAAAGCTCTTCGCCAAACGCCCCAACGGTTCAAAGATCGGGCGCTTTCTAGGGCAGACGAGAAGAAAGAGACAGAAGAGATCAGAAAGAGGAGTGAGAATGAGATGAGGAGGACGCTCAACTGGTGGGATTTAACCTGGTTTGGATTCGGCGCAGTCATCGGAACAGGGATTTTTGTGCTCACTGGACAGGAAGCTCACAACGACGCGGGCCCCGCCATTGTTGTCTCCTATGCTCTCTCGGGCTTCTCTTGTATGCTTTGTGTCTTCTGTTACACCGAATTCGCAGTTGAGATTCCTGTAGCAG GTGGTTCGTTTGCATACTTGCGGGTGGAGCTGGGAGATTTGATAGCCTTCATAGCCGCCGGAAACATAATATTGGAATGCATTGTCGGCGGAGCTGCGGTGGCTCGATCCTGGACCTCTTACTTCGCCACTCTACTCAACTACTCCCCCGATGACTTTCGCATCCACACAAACCTCGCCTCAGGTTTCAACCTGCTCGACCCCATTGCCCTTACCGTCGTCCTCTTGGCCTCCCTAACCGCCATTTTGAGCACACGAGTAACCTCCACACTGAATTGGATCGCCTCCATCGTCAAcagcttcatcatcctcttcatcatcgtCGCTGGCTTCATCAACGCCAACACCTCCAATCTCACTCCCTTCCTTCCCTACGGGGTCAAGGGCGTTTTCAAAGCAGCAGCCATTGTTTACTTCGCATACGGAGGTTTCGAGACCATTGCTACCATGGCGGAGGAGACGAAAAACCCGTCTAAAGACATTCCCCTGGGCTTGCTCTGTTCCATGTCGATCATAACCGTGATATATTGTCTCATGGCACTAGCCCTCGTTCTCATGCAGAGTTACATAGATTTAGACGTCAACGCAGCCTATTCCTTAGCATTCCAAAGCATTGGGTGGAAGTGGGCAAAATATATTGTAGCGCTGGGAGCTCTGAAAGGAATTACTACTGTTTTACTTGTGGGCGCAGTTGGACGGGCAAGGTATATGACACACATTGCCCGAACGCACATGATTCCTCCTTGGTTTGGCTTAGTGAACGAAAAAACTGGTACACCTATCAATGGAACGGCAGTCCTGGCAATTGCCACCGCAGTGGTTGCCTTCTTCTCAAGTCTAGATGTGCTTTCTAACCTTCTGTCCATCAGCACTTTGTTCATCTTCATGCTCATTTCTGTTGCTCTGCTTGTTAGGAGACATTATGTCAAGGAGATAACTTGCAGAAAACATGCTTTTTTGTTGACAACGTTTATTGTTGTAATCATATGCTGCTCCATTGGGACTTCGGTATTTTGGGCTCTGTCCAGCGGATGGATTGGATATTGTATTGCTCTTCCTGTATGGTTTTTGGCCACTGCGGGTTTGGCTGTGTTTGTTCCGCAGTGTAGAGAGGCCAAAGTGTGGGGAGTGCCGATGGTTCCGTGGATTCCTTCCTTGTCGATTTTTATCAATGTGTTTCTCATGGGGTCGTTGGATTATGAGTCGTTCA